Proteins from one Methanofastidiosum sp. genomic window:
- a CDS encoding prenyltransferase yields MNSLKLVFKISRFRFWIYTGGTYVVGYALGFNNIFDFFRINYYVYLIYFFLLANIFIYGVNDYWDKETDKNNPKKEEKEHRVEDKERKGLLRTLYFVGLVSIVLMIFQDNIERILFLIFLFLSYFYSAKPLRFKQVPFLDFSSNYLYVMPGIFSYYMASKTLPPFIFMIGSFFHIAAMHIFSAIPDIKYDKEAGITTTPVFIKEKASLLLCLIFWIALSAIVIVSAGYNPLSYLVLLYPLFPSLLLIKKELKIEKLYWYLPYVNTSLGGLLFTSLVVYKTFFI; encoded by the coding sequence ATAAATTCATTGAAATTAGTTTTTAAAATTTCAAGATTCAGATTCTGGATTTATACTGGTGGAACTTACGTTGTAGGCTATGCCTTAGGATTCAACAATATTTTTGACTTTTTTAGAATCAATTATTATGTATATCTGATCTATTTTTTTCTTTTAGCAAATATTTTCATATACGGTGTTAATGATTACTGGGACAAAGAAACTGACAAAAACAATCCGAAAAAAGAAGAAAAGGAACACAGAGTAGAGGATAAGGAAAGAAAAGGTCTACTCAGGACTTTATATTTTGTAGGATTAGTAAGCATAGTATTAATGATCTTCCAAGACAATATAGAAAGAATACTCTTCTTGATATTCCTATTTTTGTCCTATTTTTACAGTGCAAAGCCTCTAAGATTTAAACAGGTTCCATTCCTAGATTTCTCTTCAAATTACTTGTATGTAATGCCAGGAATTTTTAGTTATTATATGGCTAGTAAAACATTGCCTCCGTTTATTTTTATGATTGGTTCATTCTTCCACATAGCTGCTATGCACATTTTCTCCGCTATACCTGACATAAAATATGACAAAGAAGCAGGAATTACTACTACACCTGTCTTCATAAAAGAAAAGGCATCTCTCCTATTATGTCTTATATTCTGGATCGCCTTATCTGCCATAGTGATAGTTTCAGCTGGATACAATCCATTAAGCTATCTAGTTCTTTTATATCCTCTCTTTCCAAGTTTATTGCTAATTAAAAAGGAACTGAAGATTGAAAAATTGTACTGGTATTTACCGTATGTTAATACAAGTCTCGGCGGCCTACTATTTACTTCACTTGTAGTATACAAAACATTTTTTATTTAG
- a CDS encoding DUF354 domain-containing protein, which yields MKVWIDISNTPHVNFFKGIIKTFEAKGHETFVTSRDFDGLSALLNLHGIEHNVVGRHGGFCKKSKLIESSKRILELSEIINSEDIDLALYKHSVEGARVSYGLGIPSICVLDNETAVAQNKLMLPLSSKVIAPDAIPLEEITRYGVDESQVIRFNGFCEIANVSDFEYDDSFISQLGLSEDKFTIVMRPEPVKANYYNGNKDKTIIKAILEKTKSLKEFQFVVFPRFEEQKSVFDYDNVIVPEEPVDALSLMKYSDLVISAGGSMNREAIALNTPALTTYPEKLLSVTKKMIEQGLKIHLLDPEKITKFIEKDNNLDVYHDKNKKIISKLENPIDVISREIKSLGL from the coding sequence ATGAAAGTATGGATTGACATATCAAATACGCCACATGTAAATTTTTTTAAAGGAATTATAAAGACCTTTGAGGCAAAAGGTCACGAAACTTTTGTTACCTCTAGGGATTTTGATGGTCTATCCGCTTTATTGAATTTACATGGAATAGAGCATAATGTAGTAGGTAGGCATGGCGGTTTCTGTAAAAAATCAAAACTAATTGAGAGTTCAAAGAGGATTCTAGAACTATCAGAGATAATTAATAGCGAAGATATTGATTTAGCATTATATAAACATTCTGTTGAAGGTGCCAGAGTATCATATGGGCTTGGGATCCCTTCAATTTGTGTATTAGACAATGAAACTGCAGTTGCTCAGAATAAGCTTATGTTGCCTTTATCTTCAAAAGTTATTGCACCTGATGCAATTCCTCTCGAAGAAATAACGAGATATGGCGTTGATGAAAGTCAAGTAATTCGTTTTAATGGTTTTTGTGAGATTGCAAATGTTAGTGATTTTGAATATGATGATTCTTTTATCTCCCAATTGGGACTTTCAGAGGACAAATTTACAATTGTTATGAGGCCAGAACCTGTAAAGGCAAATTATTACAATGGCAACAAAGATAAAACAATAATTAAGGCAATACTCGAAAAAACAAAATCTCTAAAGGAGTTCCAGTTTGTGGTCTTTCCAAGATTCGAAGAGCAGAAATCTGTTTTTGATTATGATAATGTTATCGTGCCAGAAGAACCTGTTGACGCCTTAAGCCTTATGAAATATTCTGACCTTGTTATAAGTGCTGGAGGCAGCATGAATAGGGAAGCAATAGCCCTAAACACACCGGCCCTTACAACTTATCCAGAAAAACTTTTGTCAGTCACAAAGAAAATGATAGAACAGGGGCTCAAAATTCATTTATTAGATCCTGAGAAGATAACTAAGTTTATAGAGAAGGACAACAATTTAGATGTCTATCACGATAAAAATAAAAAAATAATTTCTAAACTTGAAAATCCTATAGATGTCATCTCAAGAGAAATCAAATCTCTAGGACTCTAA
- a CDS encoding TIGR00266 family protein, giving the protein MTFCASCGSQNPDGSQFCTGCGAKLGTGAPANPGFSGSSGQGYDFEIKDRPVFSILNINLKSGQSIVAEAGAMVTMSPNVSLKTEMKGGIGGALKRGVLGGESLFMNTFTSNGPGSISFAPGYPGDITHIKMKGETWFLQGGAYMCCSPEITIDTKFQGLKGLVSGEGLFFLKAEGVGDLFISNYGSIIEKELKGESFKVDTGHLVAFSSGITYNIERVGGWKSTILSGEGLIANVSGNGKVYIQTRCAQALAQWLLPFMPSGGGAGGGGFKIGLG; this is encoded by the coding sequence ATGACATTTTGTGCAAGTTGTGGTTCACAGAACCCAGATGGTAGCCAATTTTGTACTGGTTGCGGTGCTAAATTGGGGACTGGTGCCCCTGCAAATCCTGGATTTTCAGGAAGCAGTGGACAAGGATACGATTTTGAAATTAAAGACAGGCCTGTTTTTAGTATACTAAACATTAATCTGAAGAGTGGACAATCAATAGTTGCAGAAGCTGGTGCAATGGTGACTATGTCTCCCAACGTAAGTCTAAAGACTGAAATGAAGGGGGGAATCGGTGGAGCTTTAAAGAGGGGCGTTCTTGGTGGCGAATCTCTATTTATGAACACTTTTACTAGCAATGGACCAGGATCAATTAGTTTTGCCCCTGGGTACCCAGGAGATATAACACACATTAAAATGAAAGGAGAAACATGGTTCCTACAAGGAGGAGCTTACATGTGCTGTTCCCCAGAAATTACTATTGATACAAAGTTCCAAGGATTGAAAGGTTTAGTTTCTGGAGAAGGACTGTTCTTCCTAAAAGCTGAGGGGGTAGGAGATCTATTCATATCTAACTACGGATCTATAATTGAAAAAGAATTAAAAGGAGAATCTTTTAAAGTTGATACTGGTCACCTTGTCGCATTTTCCAGTGGAATTACTTATAATATAGAAAGAGTTGGAGGATGGAAATCCACAATCTTAAGCGGAGAAGGCCTTATTGCAAATGTATCTGGTAATGGAAAAGTATACATACAAACTAGATGTGCACAGGCTCTTGCTCAATGGCTTTTACCATTCATGCCCTCTGGTGGCGGAGCAGGCGGTGGCGGTTTTAAAATAGGCCTTGGATAA
- a CDS encoding MoaD/ThiS family protein — MIKVKIYAEYRDMLGINEVDINCDQMTFKEIIEYISSKYNKEFLTATIQNGKITEYMLVMAGDRMLTSIDEKIKSGETLKILATAHGG; from the coding sequence ATGATTAAAGTAAAAATATATGCCGAATATAGGGACATGTTAGGAATAAATGAAGTTGATATAAATTGCGATCAAATGACCTTCAAAGAAATAATCGAGTATATATCTTCTAAATACAACAAAGAATTCTTAACTGCTACAATTCAAAATGGCAAAATCACTGAATATATGCTTGTTATGGCAGGAGACAGAATGCTTACTTCTATAGATGAAAAAATAAAATCTGGCGAGACATTGAAAATACTTGCTACAGCACATGGAGGCTAA
- a CDS encoding MFS transporter, with the protein MEENHNNQFILIVASLASFITAFMGSSINIALPAIGNEFNIDAVLLSWVSTSYLLAAAISLVPTGRLADLYGRKKIFAYGIVIFTIATLISAISNSISLLMVSRVLTGIGVGMVFGTSVAIVTSAFPLSERGKAIGFTVSAVYLGLSMGPFIGGILTQNFGWRSIFVASVLMGVVTTFVTSFIKGEWAEARNERMDYVGTVIYALSLSMAIYGFSLLPSIQGAGFILGGILFILIFVYWEIRFDSPMLNVRIFRNNRGFTFSNLAALIHYSATFGITFLLSLYLQYIKDLGPQKAGAILLAQPLVMAIFSPFAGRLSDRIEPRIIATTGMSITFLGLLIFSFLNQETSLIFIIINCILVGFGYALFSSPNMNSIMSCVEKRFYGIASAMVGTMRLIGQMSSMAIAMVVFAIIIGRVEITPQYYPNFLSAVKIAFTIFTALSFVGIFASYYRGNIRKNTNH; encoded by the coding sequence ATGGAAGAAAATCACAATAATCAATTTATTCTGATCGTCGCATCTTTAGCTTCTTTTATAACAGCTTTTATGGGATCATCCATAAACATTGCGTTACCTGCAATTGGTAATGAATTTAACATTGATGCAGTTTTATTGAGTTGGGTCTCAACATCTTATTTGTTAGCTGCGGCAATATCTTTAGTTCCCACAGGAAGATTGGCAGATCTTTATGGGAGAAAGAAAATATTTGCCTATGGTATTGTCATCTTCACTATAGCCACTCTGATTTCGGCAATCTCTAATTCTATTTCTTTACTTATGGTCTCGAGAGTCCTTACAGGGATAGGTGTTGGTATGGTTTTTGGAACAAGTGTTGCCATAGTTACCTCCGCATTTCCACTGAGTGAAAGGGGCAAGGCGATAGGATTTACAGTTTCAGCAGTTTACTTGGGCCTCTCAATGGGACCATTTATAGGCGGGATTCTGACACAAAATTTTGGATGGAGAAGTATTTTTGTTGCTAGTGTTCTGATGGGTGTAGTTACTACATTTGTTACAAGTTTTATTAAGGGCGAATGGGCAGAAGCTAGAAATGAAAGAATGGACTATGTTGGAACAGTAATCTATGCTTTGAGTCTCAGTATGGCAATCTATGGATTCTCCCTCCTACCCTCAATTCAAGGAGCAGGATTTATTTTAGGAGGAATTTTATTTATTTTGATATTTGTATATTGGGAAATTAGATTCGATAGCCCCATGTTAAATGTCAGGATATTTAGAAATAATAGGGGATTCACTTTTTCAAATTTGGCAGCTTTAATCCATTACAGTGCCACATTTGGAATAACATTTTTACTGAGTTTGTATCTGCAGTATATCAAGGATCTTGGGCCTCAAAAAGCAGGGGCAATCTTATTGGCTCAGCCTTTAGTAATGGCTATTTTTTCACCCTTTGCAGGTAGACTATCCGATAGAATAGAACCAAGGATAATCGCTACCACAGGTATGAGTATTACTTTTTTGGGATTGCTTATATTTTCATTCCTTAATCAGGAAACAAGTTTGATATTTATAATAATAAATTGTATTCTAGTTGGATTCGGATACGCCTTATTTTCTTCGCCCAATATGAACTCTATAATGAGTTGTGTTGAGAAAAGATTTTACGGCATAGCTTCCGCAATGGTTGGGACAATGAGGTTGATTGGCCAAATGTCAAGTATGGCTATTGCAATGGTAGTATTTGCAATAATAATCGGAAGAGTTGAAATTACACCGCAATACTACCCCAATTTCTTATCGGCCGTTAAAATTGCATTTACCATATTTACAGCATTATCATTTGTCGGGATATTTGCATCCTACTACAGAGGAAATATAAGAAAAAATACCAATCATTAG